One genomic segment of Agromyces intestinalis includes these proteins:
- a CDS encoding 1,4-dihydroxy-2-naphthoyl-CoA synthase: MADQVSELFDPAEWVDAPAGAGFTDITYHHSTDGRIARVAFDRPEVRNAFRPHTVDELYRALEDARTNPRIGVVLLTGNGPSPKDDGWAFCSGGDQRIRGRDGYKYSDAETAIVDGVGGTADPHGHAAVGRLHILEVQRLIRFMPKVVIAVVPGWAAGGGHSLHVVCDLTIASREHGRFKQTDADVGSFDAGYGSAYFARQIGQKFAREVFFLAEEYSADRAYEMGAVNRVVPHADLEREAIAMARAILTKSPTAIRMLKFAFNAVDDGMVGQQVFAGEATRLAYGTDEAVEGRDAFLEKRDPDWGPYPWHY, encoded by the coding sequence ATGGCAGACCAGGTCTCCGAGCTGTTCGATCCGGCCGAGTGGGTGGATGCCCCGGCCGGCGCCGGGTTCACCGACATCACCTACCACCACTCGACCGACGGGCGCATCGCCCGGGTCGCGTTCGACCGCCCCGAGGTGCGCAACGCGTTCCGGCCGCACACGGTCGACGAGCTGTACCGTGCGCTCGAGGACGCGCGCACGAACCCGCGCATCGGTGTGGTGCTGCTCACCGGCAACGGGCCGAGCCCGAAGGACGACGGTTGGGCGTTCTGCTCGGGCGGCGACCAGCGCATCCGCGGCCGCGACGGGTACAAGTACTCCGACGCCGAGACGGCGATCGTCGACGGCGTCGGCGGTACGGCCGATCCGCACGGGCACGCCGCGGTCGGCCGCCTGCACATCCTCGAGGTGCAGCGGCTCATCCGCTTCATGCCGAAGGTCGTCATCGCCGTCGTGCCCGGCTGGGCCGCCGGTGGCGGCCATTCGCTGCACGTGGTCTGCGATCTCACGATCGCCAGCCGCGAGCACGGCCGCTTCAAGCAGACCGACGCCGACGTCGGCTCGTTCGACGCGGGCTACGGCAGCGCCTACTTCGCCCGGCAGATCGGACAGAAGTTCGCGCGCGAGGTGTTCTTCCTCGCCGAGGAGTACTCGGCCGACCGCGCGTACGAGATGGGCGCCGTGAACCGGGTGGTGCCGCACGCCGACCTCGAGCGCGAGGCCATCGCGATGGCGCGTGCCATCCTCACCAAATCGCCCACGGCGATCCGCATGCTGAAGTTCGCGTTCAACGCCGTCGACGACGGAATGGTCGGCCAGCAGGTGTTCGCCGGCGAGGCGACCCGTCTCGCGTACGGCACCGACGAGGCGGTCGAGGGGCGCGACGCGTTCCTCGAGAAGCGCGACCCCGACTGGGGCCCCTACCCGTGGCACTACTGA
- a CDS encoding 1,4-dihydroxy-2-naphthoate polyprenyltransferase: protein MARPKTQRKQPHPSSRSTSRTHGRSGNPARAAATGPVAAAGPVTWRDWVAGARLRTLPLAISPVALGTGAGVVAISDGPWHPTRFALALVVALALQIGVNYANDYSDGIRGTDAHRVGPARLTGSGRVKPRHVLVVALVFFALAAAAGLALTITTQQWWLLAVGAVAIVAAWFYTGGKRPYGYYGLGELFVFVFFGLVATAGSAFVQALWVNLEAWLGGVGVGLIACAVLMANNLRDVTQDRAARKRTLAVLVGPVAGRVLFCLFLLLPFGLVVFWSLLYPTAVLVLFALLAAIPACLIVAMGRTPRDLIIALQLASLTSLVYGIGLGLAFAL from the coding sequence GTGGCACGCCCGAAGACCCAGCGCAAGCAACCGCATCCCTCGTCTCGCTCGACGTCGCGAACCCACGGCCGTTCCGGCAATCCGGCCCGCGCCGCCGCGACCGGTCCGGTCGCCGCGGCGGGCCCCGTGACCTGGCGCGACTGGGTCGCCGGCGCGCGGCTGCGCACCCTGCCGCTCGCGATCTCGCCGGTCGCACTCGGCACGGGCGCCGGCGTCGTGGCGATCAGCGACGGCCCGTGGCATCCGACCCGCTTCGCCCTCGCGCTCGTGGTCGCCCTCGCGCTGCAGATCGGCGTGAACTACGCGAACGATTACTCCGACGGTATCCGCGGCACCGACGCGCACCGCGTCGGGCCCGCGCGCCTGACCGGATCGGGCCGGGTGAAGCCGCGGCACGTGCTCGTCGTCGCCCTCGTCTTCTTCGCCCTGGCCGCGGCCGCGGGCCTCGCGCTCACGATCACCACCCAGCAGTGGTGGCTGCTCGCGGTCGGCGCGGTCGCGATCGTCGCCGCGTGGTTCTACACGGGCGGCAAGCGGCCCTACGGGTATTACGGCCTCGGCGAGTTGTTCGTGTTCGTGTTCTTCGGGCTCGTCGCCACGGCGGGGTCGGCGTTCGTGCAGGCGCTCTGGGTGAATCTCGAGGCGTGGCTCGGCGGCGTCGGCGTCGGGCTCATCGCGTGCGCGGTGCTGATGGCCAACAACCTGCGGGATGTCACGCAGGATCGCGCTGCCCGCAAGCGCACGCTCGCCGTGCTGGTGGGGCCGGTCGCGGGGCGGGTGCTGTTCTGCCTGTTCCTGTTGCTGCCGTTCGGGCTCGTCGTGTTCTGGTCGCTGCTCTACCCGACCGCGGTGCTCGTGCTGTTCGCGCTGCTCGCGGCGATCCCGGCGTGTCTCATCGTGGCGATGGGCCGAACCCCCCGCGACCTGATCATCGCGCTGCAGCTCGCGAGCCTCACCTCGCTCGTCTACGGCATCGGGCTCGGGCTGGCGTTCGCGCTGTAA
- the menD gene encoding 2-succinyl-5-enolpyruvyl-6-hydroxy-3-cyclohexene-1-carboxylic-acid synthase, translating into MPEAGAPEGRPAPYSPASRYAAALLAEFVRAGVTDIVVAPGSRSQALALAAADLEAEGRVRLHVRIDERGAGFLALGLALESGRPALVVTTSGTAAANLHPAVLEAHHAGVPLIALTADRPDEVRRTRSNQTTVQPGIFGEAVRLDRDVGAPTGGADEPEAAAALARRVLAAAHGTDDRGVPIAHPGPGPVHLNLQLREPLSGAAHDAGDVSAQADPDAQAAASGRTAASPGDPYAGPNARSHSGPNGGPNAGAHSGGASDGAEPIGNPIEPGPLTLVVAGAGAGEGAEAFAREGGWPLLAEVSSGARFGPNLVIAARELLHEPGFGDRVERVVVFGHPTLTREVPALIGRDGVEAIVVAPSGIEWFNPGHRVRRFERAVHAASHEPTAEDRSWLRRWVHASRALIDALDEPEPADSLESGVDETGHVTDFAAQRAYLKAQLDRMHAPVTRRMLVEAVWSATWPHDRLLFGASRLIRDADRTVPGRRIRVYANRGLSGIDGTVATAFGIAVASQQPAPGEEPDAPPPAAAGVTRAVIGDLTLLHDVGSLLLAPGEARPRLQLIVGNDGGGTIFDALEVAASAAPDRFDRVQYTPQSVDLAVLAAAYGWEYRRAATRSELAEALGTAVTGPSVLEVPLER; encoded by the coding sequence ATGCCTGAGGCGGGCGCCCCCGAGGGGCGACCCGCGCCCTACAGTCCCGCGAGCAGGTACGCGGCGGCGCTGCTCGCGGAGTTCGTGCGCGCCGGAGTGACCGACATCGTCGTCGCCCCGGGGTCGCGCTCGCAGGCCCTCGCACTCGCCGCGGCCGATCTCGAGGCCGAGGGCCGGGTGCGCCTGCACGTGCGGATCGACGAGCGGGGTGCGGGGTTCCTCGCGCTCGGGCTGGCGCTCGAGTCGGGTCGCCCCGCGCTCGTCGTCACCACGAGCGGCACCGCGGCGGCGAACCTGCACCCCGCCGTGCTCGAGGCCCACCACGCGGGCGTTCCGCTCATCGCGCTCACCGCCGACCGCCCCGACGAGGTGCGCCGCACCCGCTCGAACCAGACCACCGTGCAGCCGGGCATCTTCGGCGAGGCGGTGCGTCTCGACCGCGACGTCGGCGCGCCGACCGGCGGGGCCGACGAGCCCGAGGCCGCCGCGGCGCTGGCCCGCCGAGTGCTCGCCGCCGCGCACGGCACCGACGATCGCGGCGTTCCCATCGCGCACCCGGGGCCTGGCCCCGTGCACCTGAACCTGCAGCTGCGCGAGCCGCTGTCGGGTGCGGCGCACGATGCGGGGGATGTCTCGGCGCAGGCCGACCCCGACGCGCAGGCCGCGGCATCCGGTCGCACCGCCGCATCGCCCGGCGATCCGTATGCCGGCCCGAACGCTCGCTCGCATTCGGGGCCGAACGGCGGCCCGAACGCCGGCGCGCATTCCGGCGGAGCATCCGACGGTGCCGAACCGATCGGCAACCCCATCGAACCCGGCCCGCTCACGCTCGTGGTCGCCGGGGCCGGCGCCGGCGAGGGCGCCGAGGCGTTCGCGCGCGAAGGGGGCTGGCCGCTGCTGGCCGAGGTGTCGAGCGGTGCGCGATTCGGGCCGAACCTCGTCATCGCCGCCCGCGAACTGCTGCACGAGCCGGGCTTCGGCGATCGCGTCGAGCGGGTCGTCGTATTCGGCCACCCGACCCTGACCCGCGAGGTGCCCGCGCTGATCGGCCGCGACGGGGTCGAGGCCATCGTGGTCGCGCCGAGCGGCATCGAGTGGTTCAATCCGGGCCACCGGGTGCGGCGGTTCGAGCGGGCCGTGCACGCGGCATCCCACGAACCGACCGCCGAAGACCGCAGCTGGCTGCGCCGCTGGGTGCACGCGAGCCGGGCGCTGATCGACGCCCTCGACGAACCCGAGCCCGCCGACTCCCTCGAGAGCGGCGTCGACGAGACGGGGCACGTCACCGACTTCGCCGCGCAGCGCGCGTACCTGAAGGCGCAGCTCGATCGCATGCACGCGCCCGTGACGCGGCGCATGCTCGTCGAGGCGGTCTGGTCGGCGACCTGGCCGCACGACCGGCTGCTGTTCGGAGCATCCCGGCTGATCCGCGACGCCGACCGCACCGTGCCCGGCCGGCGCATCCGGGTCTACGCGAACCGCGGGCTCAGCGGCATCGACGGCACGGTCGCGACCGCGTTCGGCATCGCGGTCGCGAGTCAGCAGCCGGCGCCGGGCGAAGAACCGGATGCTCCGCCGCCCGCCGCGGCGGGCGTGACGCGCGCCGTGATCGGCGATCTCACCCTGCTGCACGACGTCGGCTCGCTGCTGCTCGCGCCGGGCGAGGCGCGACCGCGCCTGCAGCTCATCGTGGGCAACGACGGCGGCGGCACGATCTTCGACGCGCTCGAGGTCGCCGCGAGCGCCGCCCCCGATCGGTTCGACCGCGTGCAGTACACGCCGCAGTCGGTCGATCTGGCCGTACTCGCCGCCGCGTACGGCTGGGAGTACCGTCGCGCG
- a CDS encoding PLD nuclease N-terminal domain-containing protein, protein MLRVWFGLAVAAAVFMIYSVVDCALFDRTRIRGVARGWWIVIILFVPVIGGVLWFWIGRGPSARVGGRRGGPVAPDDDPDFLRRLERDAAQEERIRRLEQELAELDDDAPDSQGEPGGRPEPRPHRDPGPDGAAGEAGPSGRPNA, encoded by the coding sequence ATGCTCCGAGTCTGGTTCGGACTTGCCGTCGCCGCAGCCGTGTTCATGATCTATTCGGTCGTCGACTGCGCGCTGTTCGACCGCACCCGGATCCGCGGCGTCGCCCGCGGTTGGTGGATCGTCATCATCCTGTTCGTGCCCGTGATCGGCGGCGTCCTCTGGTTCTGGATCGGCCGTGGCCCGTCCGCTCGGGTGGGTGGCCGTCGTGGCGGCCCGGTCGCGCCCGACGACGACCCCGATTTCCTGCGTCGCCTCGAGCGCGACGCGGCGCAGGAGGAGCGCATCCGCCGGCTCGAGCAGGAGCTCGCCGAACTCGACGACGACGCGCCCGATTCGCAGGGTGAGCCCGGCGGACGACCCGAGCCACGGCCGCATCGCGACCCCGGCCCCGACGGCGCGGCGGGCGAGGCCGGCCCGAGCGGTCGGCCGAATGCCTGA
- a CDS encoding AMP-binding protein — translation MKPLLPVSASEVPALTRALATALEGGAAVFPVAGGDLVAPAAEVDDGIALVIETSGSTDAPKRVLLTADALTASADATHDVLGGIGHWLLALPGHYIAGAQVIVRSLLAGSEPVFLSGGGFEVRAFAEASAEFDPTIPHYTSLVPVQLARLVEAAEHDRFIAAALGSFDAVLLGGQAAPAGLVARADALGARVVRTYGSSETAGGCVYDGLPLPGVRVRIVDDEVQLAGPTLASGYLDDPERTARAFETDASGTRWYRTGDLGAFDAEGRLRIRGRADDVIISGGIKVALGEVERAVRGLPGLAGAVVVPVADPEWGERAAVVSGEASVSLDALAEATDAAGLHPAARPVRLVVLDPLPMLASGKPDRRAIAAHLSSSGRRTRE, via the coding sequence GTGAAACCGCTCCTGCCGGTTTCGGCGTCGGAGGTCCCCGCGCTGACGCGCGCACTCGCCACGGCGCTCGAGGGCGGTGCAGCCGTGTTCCCCGTCGCCGGGGGTGACCTCGTCGCCCCGGCGGCCGAGGTCGACGACGGCATCGCGCTGGTCATCGAGACGAGCGGGTCGACGGATGCCCCGAAGCGCGTGCTGCTCACCGCCGACGCGCTGACCGCGAGCGCGGACGCCACGCACGACGTGCTCGGCGGCATCGGGCACTGGCTGCTCGCGCTTCCCGGTCACTACATCGCAGGTGCGCAGGTGATCGTGCGCAGCCTGCTCGCGGGGTCGGAGCCGGTGTTCCTCAGCGGCGGTGGGTTCGAGGTGCGAGCATTCGCCGAGGCATCCGCCGAATTCGACCCGACGATTCCGCACTACACCTCGCTGGTGCCCGTGCAGCTGGCCCGCCTCGTCGAGGCTGCCGAGCACGACCGGTTCATCGCCGCAGCCCTCGGGTCGTTCGACGCCGTACTGCTCGGCGGTCAGGCGGCGCCCGCCGGACTCGTCGCCCGCGCCGACGCACTCGGGGCGCGGGTCGTGCGCACCTACGGCTCGAGCGAGACGGCAGGCGGGTGCGTGTACGACGGCCTGCCGCTCCCGGGCGTGCGCGTCCGCATCGTCGACGACGAAGTGCAGCTCGCCGGCCCCACGCTCGCGTCGGGCTACCTCGACGACCCCGAGCGCACCGCGCGCGCATTCGAGACGGATGCCTCGGGCACCCGCTGGTACCGCACCGGCGACCTCGGCGCGTTCGACGCCGAGGGGCGCCTGCGCATCCGCGGTCGCGCCGACGACGTCATCATCTCGGGCGGCATCAAGGTGGCGCTCGGCGAGGTCGAGCGTGCGGTGCGCGGCCTGCCCGGGCTCGCGGGGGCGGTCGTGGTGCCGGTGGCCGATCCCGAATGGGGCGAGCGGGCGGCCGTCGTCAGCGGCGAAGCATCCGTCTCGCTCGATGCGCTCGCCGAGGCGACGGATGCCGCCGGGCTGCACCCGGCCGCTCGCCCCGTGCGCCTCGTGGTGCTCGACCCGCTGCCGATGCTCGCCTCGGGCAAGCCCGATCGCCGCGCGATCGCGGCCCACCTCTCATCGAGTGGGCGGAGAACGCGCGAGTAG
- a CDS encoding o-succinylbenzoate synthase, giving the protein MSPANAPSPAPPPPLADVLASARVVALPLVTRFRGIEVREAVVFEGPEGWTEFSPFAEYGDGEAATWLEASIDFGWNAPPPTLRDAIRVNATVPSVDPDSVAAVLARFPGCRTAKVKVAGSDQTLAQDVARVRAVRETLGPEGRVRLDANGGWNVDEAEHAIHALAAFDLEYIEQPCATVPELAEIRERTRYMGIPIAADESVRRAADPLAVAEAGAADLLVIKAQPLGGIRRALAIVAEAGLPVNVSSALDTSVGLAMGAHLAAAIADLEFDCGLGTASLLAADVTDAPLSPVDGAVPVRRVDVSSALLDRWAADADRTAWWLARLERCHALLAERA; this is encoded by the coding sequence GTGAGCCCCGCCAATGCACCGTCGCCCGCCCCGCCGCCCCCGCTCGCCGACGTGCTCGCGTCGGCCCGCGTCGTGGCCCTTCCGCTCGTCACGCGGTTCCGCGGCATCGAGGTGCGCGAGGCGGTCGTGTTCGAGGGGCCAGAGGGGTGGACCGAGTTCAGCCCGTTCGCCGAGTACGGCGACGGCGAGGCCGCGACGTGGCTCGAGGCATCCATCGACTTCGGCTGGAACGCGCCGCCGCCCACGCTGCGCGACGCGATCCGCGTGAACGCGACGGTGCCCTCGGTCGATCCCGACAGCGTCGCCGCCGTGCTCGCCCGATTCCCCGGTTGTCGCACCGCGAAGGTCAAGGTGGCGGGTTCCGACCAGACGCTCGCACAGGACGTCGCGCGGGTGCGGGCGGTGCGCGAGACGCTCGGGCCCGAGGGCCGAGTGCGGCTCGACGCGAACGGCGGATGGAACGTCGACGAGGCCGAGCACGCGATCCACGCGCTGGCGGCCTTCGACCTCGAATACATCGAGCAGCCGTGCGCGACGGTGCCCGAGCTTGCCGAGATCCGTGAGCGTACCCGCTACATGGGCATCCCGATCGCGGCCGATGAGAGCGTGCGGCGCGCCGCCGACCCGCTCGCGGTCGCCGAGGCCGGCGCCGCCGATCTGCTCGTGATCAAGGCGCAGCCGCTCGGCGGCATCCGTCGCGCGCTCGCGATCGTCGCCGAGGCGGGGCTGCCGGTGAACGTGTCGAGCGCGCTCGACACGAGCGTCGGCCTCGCGATGGGCGCGCACCTGGCGGCCGCGATCGCCGATCTCGAGTTCGACTGCGGGCTCGGCACCGCGTCGCTGCTGGCAGCGGATGTCACGGATGCTCCGCTCTCGCCGGTCGACGGAGCCGTGCCCGTGCGGCGGGTCGACGTGTCATCCGCGCTGCTCGACCGGTGGGCCGCCGACGCCGACCGCACCGCGTGGTGGCTCGCGCGTCTCGAGCGCTGCCACGCGCTGCTTGCGGAGCGCGCCTGA
- a CDS encoding DUF4229 domain-containing protein, translating to MKSVPVWIWYTVLRVALFAVPLVVLMIAGVDPWISVAVATLFGLAASLVFLRRARDAMSSDLYAARHREQPVKRVDDDIEDAVIDGMAQAESSDPAPRPAPREPEAE from the coding sequence GTGAAATCCGTGCCCGTCTGGATCTGGTACACCGTGCTGCGCGTCGCCCTGTTCGCCGTGCCGCTCGTCGTGCTCATGATCGCCGGCGTCGACCCGTGGATCTCAGTGGCCGTGGCGACGCTCTTCGGCCTCGCGGCGTCGCTCGTGTTCCTCCGCCGGGCGCGCGACGCGATGTCGAGCGACCTGTACGCCGCGCGCCACCGCGAGCAGCCGGTCAAGCGCGTCGACGACGACATCGAGGACGCTGTGATCGACGGCATGGCCCAGGCCGAGTCATCCGACCCTGCCCCCCGACCCGCGCCGCGCGAGCCCGAAGCCGAGTAG